Proteins found in one Verrucomicrobiota bacterium genomic segment:
- a CDS encoding type II toxin-antitoxin system HicB family antitoxin, whose protein sequence is MKFAITVDRDEDGIWIVECPSIPGCVSQGKTKAEALKNIKEAIELCLEVRAERGLPLTVETRQVEVAL, encoded by the coding sequence ATGAAATTCGCCATCACCGTTGACCGCGACGAAGACGGGATCTGGATCGTCGAATGTCCGTCCATTCCCGGTTGTGTCAGCCAGGGGAAGACCAAGGCAGAAGCCTTGAAGAACATCAAGGAAGCCATCGAACTCTGCCTGGAAGTCCGGGCTGAACGCGGATTGCCGCTCACGGTTGAGACCCGTCAAGTCGAAGTTGCGCTCTGA
- a CDS encoding type II toxin-antitoxin system HicA family toxin, with product MMPALPVLSGRKVVRAFEKLGWQVARQRGSHIIMVKEDQNVTLSIPNHKEVAKGTLRSLIRAAGITIDEFTRLM from the coding sequence CTGATGCCGGCGCTTCCCGTATTGAGCGGTCGCAAGGTTGTGCGAGCTTTTGAGAAACTTGGCTGGCAAGTGGCTCGTCAGCGTGGCAGTCACATCATCATGGTGAAGGAGGACCAGAATGTGACGCTTTCCATTCCCAACCACAAGGAGGTTGCAAAGGGAACGCTTCGCAGTTTGATTCGGGCCGCCGGAATTACAATTGACGAATTCACGCGCCTGATGTGA
- a CDS encoding prevent-host-death protein: MKTASVQQVPEQWPEILRWLAAGEEVQVTQQNQVVAKVVPAKPTPTPDFLARAKAIWGETPPGQPLSAVVSEGRGGEA, translated from the coding sequence ATGAAAACCGCGAGTGTGCAACAGGTGCCGGAGCAGTGGCCCGAAATCCTGCGTTGGCTGGCCGCTGGAGAAGAAGTGCAGGTGACTCAGCAAAACCAGGTCGTCGCCAAAGTCGTACCCGCAAAGCCAACACCCACTCCTGACTTTCTGGCCCGGGCGAAAGCCATCTGGGGTGAAACGCCGCCGGGCCAGCCGCTGAGTGCTGTGGTGTCGGAGGGGCGGGGAGGCGAAGCGTGA
- a CDS encoding type II toxin-antitoxin system VapC family toxin, producing the protein MTYLDTGCFVKLYYPEPDSAKVVALIQGKPLCYTPLHELEFRNALQFKVFLKSATAAQVTAACALVEADEKAGVLVSPIGEWKDIFAEAVTLANQHTATIGCRSLDILHCAAAKVLAATEFITTDSRQKKLASAMGLNLVTF; encoded by the coding sequence GTGACTTATCTGGACACGGGCTGTTTCGTCAAACTTTACTACCCGGAGCCGGATAGCGCCAAAGTCGTTGCACTCATTCAAGGGAAGCCGCTTTGCTACACGCCGCTTCACGAACTGGAGTTCAGGAACGCGCTCCAGTTCAAGGTCTTCCTCAAAAGCGCGACCGCTGCCCAGGTGACTGCGGCTTGCGCGTTAGTCGAAGCTGACGAGAAGGCAGGTGTGCTTGTGTCGCCGATTGGCGAATGGAAGGACATTTTCGCGGAGGCGGTGACGCTCGCGAACCAGCACACGGCGACGATTGGCTGCCGGTCATTGGATATTTTGCATTGTGCCGCTGCGAAAGTCTTGGCTGCCACCGAATTTATCACCACGGATTCACGGCAGAAAAAGCTTGCCTCCGCGATGGGTCTGAACTTGGTGACATTCTGA
- a CDS encoding formylglycine-generating enzyme family protein — protein sequence MGQYEVTQGEYREIMGANPSSFTGNDRLPVENVTWTQAVDYCSKLTTREQNANRLPAGHVYRLPTEAEWEYACRAGTTTRFGFGDDPDYNLLRGFAWFNSNSGNQTHTVGEKAPNRWGLFDMHGNVWEWCGDWYGSYQGGSLTDPKGARTGSVGVGRGGSWGSAGQGCRSAWRGYSPSARNGYLGFRVVLAPGQ from the coding sequence ATGGGCCAATACGAGGTGACGCAAGGGGAATACCGCGAAATCATGGGCGCGAATCCCAGCAGTTTCACCGGTAACGATCGACTGCCAGTGGAAAACGTGACTTGGACACAAGCGGTCGATTACTGCTCGAAGCTCACGACGCGTGAGCAGAATGCCAATCGCTTGCCAGCAGGCCACGTCTATAGGCTGCCCACTGAAGCGGAGTGGGAGTACGCTTGTCGCGCCGGCACGACCACCCGGTTCGGATTCGGCGACGATCCAGACTACAATCTCCTGCGCGGCTTCGCGTGGTTTAACAGCAATTCGGGAAATCAAACACATACGGTAGGCGAAAAAGCGCCAAACCGTTGGGGCTTATTCGACATGCACGGCAATGTTTGGGAATGGTGTGGGGATTGGTATGGTTCGTATCAGGGCGGGAGCTTGACCGATCCGAAGGGAGCGCGCACGGGCTCGGTCGGCGTGGGCCGCGGCGGCAGTTGGGGCAGTGCCGGGCAGGGTTGCCGGTCGGCGTGGCGCGGCTACTCGCCGTCGGCTCGGAACGGCTACCTCGGGTTCCGGGTCGTGCTGGCCCCAGGTCAGTAG